A window of the Teredinibacter franksiae genome harbors these coding sequences:
- a CDS encoding putative glycoside hydrolase, translated as MRATQLLISFILILSATNTVAENKVNPDYVFFSSGDTPDGWHWVISDPGNWWLPLEGNTGESDKRKVKMEPTTFRNEGDAVKVTWNKKQIWGSVAITGRTTDLSKYAELSMVVKLHKKPRSLVKISLNCGKDCNAEFPLTPALKNAPLNQWFALPVALNCFSAKGADLSKVQTPLNIGTDGKLELSIADVKILPLKEGEKGCVVTEEEGATKKEQEK; from the coding sequence ATGCGAGCCACACAGTTACTCATCTCATTCATATTGATTTTGTCCGCCACCAATACAGTGGCAGAAAACAAAGTTAACCCCGATTACGTCTTTTTTAGCAGCGGCGATACACCCGACGGCTGGCACTGGGTTATCTCCGACCCAGGTAACTGGTGGCTGCCGCTAGAAGGCAACACCGGCGAGTCGGATAAACGCAAGGTTAAAATGGAACCCACAACCTTTCGCAACGAAGGCGATGCGGTGAAAGTCACTTGGAACAAAAAACAGATTTGGGGTAGCGTAGCCATCACCGGGCGCACAACCGATCTTTCAAAATATGCAGAGCTTTCCATGGTCGTCAAGCTACATAAAAAGCCGCGCAGCCTGGTAAAAATCAGCCTTAACTGTGGAAAAGACTGCAATGCAGAATTCCCTCTCACCCCCGCACTGAAAAACGCTCCCTTAAACCAGTGGTTTGCACTTCCCGTTGCGCTCAATTGTTTTTCGGCCAAAGGGGCCGATTTATCGAAGGTACAAACGCCATTGAATATTGGCACCGATGGTAAGTTGGAGCTATCCATCGCCGACGTAAAGATTTTGCCACTAAAAGAAGGCGAAAAAGGTTGTGTGGTAACCGAGGAAGAAGGTGCTACGAAAAAAGAACAGGAAAAATAG
- the yaaA gene encoding peroxide stress protein YaaA yields MLIVISPAKNLDYETPTPTKKHTKAALLDDASELMVGLKELSPQGVSSLMGISDKLGVLNYDRFQQWSLPFNASNARQAVLAFKGDVYVGLDAYSFDEQAFAFAQQHLRILSGLYGVLKPLDLMQPYRLEMGTSFANERGANLYQFWGDNIVLLLNKQLKKLGTQTLVNLASNEYFKSVDKTKLSASIITPVFKDWKNGQYKIISFFAKKARGRMSAYIIKNGITDPMKLKGFDWDGYRYNSAMSDGGELVFTRMQE; encoded by the coding sequence ATGCTGATTGTCATTTCCCCCGCAAAAAATTTGGATTACGAAACCCCCACACCCACAAAAAAACATACAAAAGCGGCGTTGCTGGACGACGCCAGCGAGCTGATGGTGGGGCTGAAAGAGCTGTCGCCACAGGGCGTGTCTTCGCTTATGGGGATAAGCGACAAACTGGGCGTGCTCAATTACGACCGTTTTCAGCAGTGGAGCCTGCCTTTTAATGCCAGCAACGCGCGACAGGCTGTTTTAGCCTTTAAAGGCGACGTGTATGTGGGCCTGGATGCCTACAGCTTTGACGAACAAGCGTTTGCTTTCGCGCAGCAGCATTTGCGGATTCTTTCCGGGTTGTATGGCGTGCTAAAACCACTGGATTTGATGCAGCCCTACCGTTTGGAAATGGGTACTAGCTTTGCAAACGAACGGGGTGCAAATCTCTATCAGTTCTGGGGTGACAATATTGTGTTACTGCTTAATAAGCAGTTAAAAAAGTTGGGCACTCAAACGCTAGTAAACCTCGCGTCCAATGAGTATTTCAAATCGGTAGATAAAACCAAACTTAGCGCCAGCATTATTACGCCGGTGTTCAAAGACTGGAAAAACGGCCAATATAAAATCATCAGTTTCTTTGCCAAGAAGGCGAGGGGGCGAATGAGCGCCTATATTATTAAGAATGGAATTACCGATCCCATGAAATTAAAAGGTTTTGATTGGGACGGCTACCGCTATAACAGCGCTATGTCGGACGGCGGTGAGTTAGTATTTACTCGCATGCAAGAGTAG
- a CDS encoding DUF938 domain-containing protein, which yields MDKPFSQACENNKQPIADVLKRVFDHSERVFEIGSGTGQHASWMVSELTHLQWLPSDCEVNLPGIRLWCEGVNTEQLMPPVVFDVNDSDWPDLHIDAVFSANTAHIMPLDAAERMVRRVALKLPTGGVFALYGPFNYSGQFTSESNANFDQWLKSNNSLQGIRNFEDINKIATHFGLSLYEDNSMPANNRLLVWVKQAVAPLKPEQ from the coding sequence ATGGACAAACCTTTTTCCCAAGCCTGTGAAAACAATAAACAACCCATAGCCGATGTGTTAAAACGCGTTTTTGATCACTCGGAAAGGGTTTTTGAAATAGGCTCTGGCACGGGGCAGCATGCAAGCTGGATGGTTAGTGAGCTGACGCATTTGCAATGGTTGCCCAGCGATTGTGAAGTGAATCTGCCGGGTATTCGCCTGTGGTGTGAGGGGGTAAATACAGAGCAGCTAATGCCTCCGGTAGTCTTCGATGTAAACGATAGTGACTGGCCCGATTTACATATAGATGCGGTATTCAGCGCGAACACGGCGCATATTATGCCGCTGGATGCGGCTGAGCGGATGGTGCGGCGGGTGGCTTTGAAATTGCCGACAGGTGGGGTCTTTGCTCTTTATGGCCCGTTTAATTACAGCGGGCAGTTCACCAGCGAAAGCAACGCTAATTTTGATCAGTGGTTAAAGTCAAACAATTCTCTTCAGGGTATCCGCAATTTTGAAGATATCAATAAAATTGCCACACATTTCGGGTTAAGCCTTTACGAAGATAATAGCATGCCCGCCAACAACCGGTTGTTGGTGTGGGTAAAGCAGGCGGTAGCGCCACTCAAGCCAGAGCAATAG
- a CDS encoding Gfo/Idh/MocA family protein — MNPHFSRRNFIKTVGALAATSSAYSQRVFALPAKRKIGVALVGLGYYSRDLLAPALQLTQHCELRGIVTGSPEKIPVWQKRYGIADSNVYNYDNMHQVANNPDIDVVYIVLPTSLHEKYSIIAANAGKHVWCEKPMAMTEKECQNIINTCKKNKVQLTIGYRLQHEPNTQTVIQYASAKPYGKIKSVIAHAGYAGGGPGPNNWRGKRAMGGGALYDMGVYPINAARYTSGQEPIAVTAKLAVDRKEFFSEVDEHAFLTLEFKSGLMAECAASVGKNMNVLKAQCEKGWYELSPMQAYSGVRGQTSDGKLLNKTIVNQQAKQMDDDALAIMEETQVLVPGEDGLADIRVVEAALRSHGSGNGRIVL, encoded by the coding sequence ATGAATCCACATTTCTCTCGCCGTAATTTTATAAAAACCGTAGGCGCCTTGGCCGCCACTTCGAGTGCCTACAGTCAGCGTGTTTTTGCTCTTCCTGCAAAACGTAAAATCGGTGTGGCGCTCGTTGGCCTTGGCTATTATAGTCGCGACTTACTTGCCCCCGCGTTACAACTCACGCAACATTGTGAATTAAGAGGTATCGTTACCGGAAGCCCGGAAAAAATTCCCGTATGGCAAAAGCGATACGGTATTGCCGATAGTAATGTGTACAATTATGACAATATGCATCAGGTAGCGAATAATCCCGATATTGATGTCGTTTATATTGTGTTGCCAACATCGCTGCATGAAAAATATTCGATTATCGCTGCCAACGCGGGTAAGCACGTGTGGTGTGAAAAGCCCATGGCGATGACCGAAAAAGAGTGCCAAAACATCATTAATACCTGCAAGAAAAACAAAGTACAGCTCACCATTGGCTACCGCCTGCAGCATGAACCTAACACTCAAACGGTTATTCAATACGCCAGCGCCAAACCTTACGGAAAAATAAAATCCGTTATTGCTCACGCCGGTTATGCCGGTGGCGGCCCCGGCCCCAACAACTGGCGTGGTAAGCGCGCAATGGGTGGCGGCGCGCTCTATGATATGGGTGTTTACCCCATTAATGCAGCCCGCTACACCTCCGGGCAAGAACCCATCGCGGTAACCGCTAAACTTGCCGTAGACCGAAAAGAGTTTTTCTCTGAGGTGGACGAGCATGCATTTTTAACATTGGAATTTAAAAGTGGATTAATGGCCGAATGTGCCGCTAGCGTCGGCAAAAATATGAATGTGCTAAAAGCACAGTGTGAGAAAGGTTGGTACGAATTGTCGCCCATGCAGGCTTACAGCGGTGTACGGGGACAAACCAGCGACGGAAAGTTGCTGAATAAAACCATTGTAAATCAACAGGCTAAACAAATGGACGATGATGCTTTGGCGATAATGGAAGAAACGCAAGTGCTGGTGCCCGGCGAGGACGGGTTGGCCGATATTCGTGTAGTGGAGGCTGCTTTAAGGTCTCATGGAAGTGGCAATGGGCGTATAGTACTTTGA
- a CDS encoding aminoacyl-tRNA deacylase and HDOD domain-containing protein — protein sequence MPLPTSIQELLDTQKVNYSIAQMDERMTNIALVHSKQQASLVQSVLLQDSQGRVQVLLPGGTMVDLEALQQITGRHFEGVNIEEIKPLMQEHDLTGVPAVPRWQGMPTLVDESLLKVKTLWLDAGGGSDMLEISQQEFRTIIKSSDPVKCSVRVPDLAGDPSSDEGQIFDSVKRFTQKRIKQRLDETLELPPLPETAQRIIKLRADPNADINDLANIVEIDPSLAAQVVSWAASPYYSAPGKIKSVHDAIVRVLGFDMVLNLALGLALGKTMSMRTLSPLHIAKYWRGAVYTAAAVEGLVTSIDRENRPGFGMAYLSGLLNNFGYLIMAEVFPPYFTNIEKMAKANPHVNRAAIESHMLGVTGNQVASWLMDNWNMPQEIVVALSQQHNPTFQGEFGVYAKLVHVAQTMLGQAGFGDNLVRPVPLQLFTDLKLDPETAKVTIGNLLESGDDLDAIAEKMRG from the coding sequence GTGCCCCTACCCACCAGTATCCAAGAGCTGTTAGATACGCAGAAAGTTAATTACAGCATTGCCCAAATGGATGAACGTATGACGAATATTGCGCTTGTTCACTCTAAGCAACAGGCAAGTCTTGTTCAGTCTGTCCTTTTACAAGACAGTCAGGGGCGGGTGCAGGTGCTACTGCCGGGAGGCACTATGGTCGACCTAGAAGCACTGCAACAAATTACCGGTCGTCATTTTGAGGGTGTAAATATAGAAGAAATTAAACCTTTGATGCAGGAGCATGACCTTACGGGCGTACCGGCGGTGCCGCGTTGGCAGGGTATGCCAACATTGGTCGATGAGTCGTTACTAAAGGTGAAAACTTTGTGGCTGGATGCCGGTGGTGGAAGCGATATGCTGGAAATCAGTCAGCAGGAATTTCGCACCATTATAAAATCTTCCGACCCGGTAAAATGCTCGGTGCGAGTACCAGACTTGGCGGGCGACCCAAGCAGCGATGAAGGGCAGATTTTCGATTCCGTAAAACGCTTTACCCAAAAGCGGATTAAGCAGCGCCTTGACGAAACCTTGGAGTTGCCCCCGCTGCCTGAAACGGCACAACGTATTATAAAACTTCGCGCCGACCCGAATGCCGATATCAACGACCTTGCGAATATTGTTGAAATTGACCCTAGCCTCGCAGCGCAGGTAGTGAGCTGGGCGGCATCACCCTATTACTCTGCACCGGGAAAAATTAAATCGGTGCACGATGCCATCGTACGGGTACTTGGCTTCGATATGGTGCTAAACCTTGCGCTTGGTTTAGCGTTAGGTAAAACGATGTCTATGCGTACCCTGTCGCCGCTGCATATTGCTAAATACTGGCGCGGCGCTGTGTATACCGCTGCTGCAGTGGAAGGGCTGGTAACCAGTATTGACCGTGAAAATCGCCCAGGGTTTGGTATGGCCTATCTGTCGGGGTTACTCAATAATTTTGGTTACCTTATTATGGCTGAGGTTTTTCCACCCTACTTCACTAATATTGAAAAAATGGCAAAAGCTAACCCGCATGTAAATCGTGCGGCTATTGAATCACACATGCTGGGTGTTACCGGCAATCAGGTAGCTTCGTGGTTGATGGATAACTGGAATATGCCGCAGGAAATTGTCGTGGCCTTGAGTCAGCAGCATAACCCCACATTTCAAGGCGAGTTTGGCGTTTATGCCAAGTTGGTGCATGTTGCACAAACGATGTTGGGGCAAGCGGGTTTCGGTGATAACTTGGTTCGACCGGTGCCTCTCCAATTATTTACTGACTTAAAGCTCGACCCTGAAACCGCAAAGGTTACCATAGGCAACCTGCTGGAATCAGGCGATGATCTTGATGCCATTGCTGAAAAAATGCGGGGGTAA
- a CDS encoding DUF4265 domain-containing protein, translating to MTKEQQVKSIRLYAGEKVDGKPVVEDLNVTEPEPGQFLLEQSPGFIRGLARGDLIQVNEDKGTHKVLKRSGNLCVRVIARAEIEKIAAALVPEIEKLGGTLDFQNARMLIFSIHVSCGFTVIEQILNKHASTEGESGWLYGNVYTEQDGELVPMLWWQDILKPE from the coding sequence ATGACGAAAGAGCAACAAGTAAAAAGCATTCGCCTTTATGCTGGCGAAAAGGTAGACGGTAAACCCGTTGTTGAAGACCTCAATGTCACTGAGCCAGAACCCGGTCAGTTTCTACTAGAGCAATCCCCGGGTTTTATTCGCGGGCTTGCCCGTGGTGATCTAATACAGGTAAACGAGGATAAAGGCACGCATAAAGTTCTGAAACGTTCGGGTAACCTGTGTGTTCGAGTCATTGCTAGAGCCGAAATCGAGAAAATTGCAGCGGCACTGGTACCTGAGATAGAGAAGCTAGGGGGTACGCTGGATTTTCAAAACGCACGCATGCTGATTTTCAGCATACATGTGAGTTGCGGTTTTACCGTTATAGAGCAAATATTGAATAAGCATGCTTCCACTGAAGGCGAGAGCGGTTGGCTTTACGGGAATGTGTATACCGAACAGGATGGCGAGCTGGTGCCGATGCTCTGGTGGCAGGATATACTCAAGCCAGAATAG
- the recG gene encoding ATP-dependent DNA helicase RecG, translating into MAKIESQPAHSKKIPPENLPVTTLKGVGDKLALTLEKLGLKTLQDLLFHLPIRYLDRTRITPIGHLQTNTSVMIQGNVLRAQVTFGRKRSLVVHVEDNTGVTCLRFYHFSGYQKDKFQPGALVRGYGEPRLGSSGLEFYHPEYEFIDERNPEPVDQTLTPIYGLTDGISQQRMRGIVEQAVAVINQSPPDEYLPVGINDEFGCESLSQALTYVHQPPKGAPVPALLEGLHPSQQRLAFEELLAHFLARRKIHELAAIEQAPVLKLDAALKTQFLQQLSFQLTAAQQRVVAEIQTDLVAGKPMLRMVQGDVGSGKTLVAALTALAGAGCGYQVAVVAPTEILAEQHFHNFSGWLEHLGFTVEWLVGKLTVAKRRDALTRIASGEARVVVGTHALFQDDVEFHSLGLAIIDEQHRFGVHQRLSLRQKSRPNAIAHQLVMTATPIPRTLAMTAYAELDYSIIDELPPGRTPVNTVLVSQSRRAQVIERIRVASGEGRQVYWVCTLVEDSETLAAANAEETAVLLREALPNLAIGLVHGRLKAKEKEAVMAGFKQAELQLLVATTVIEVGVDVPNASLMIIENPERLGLAQLHQLRGRVGRGSVASHCVLLYGAKLSEQARERLQVLRETNDGFVVAERDLQQRGPGELLGTRQTGEAQYRVANLLRDEHLIERVNALGEQLLGSQPGITEKLVKRWVGERKVYAQV; encoded by the coding sequence GTGGCCAAAATCGAAAGCCAACCCGCGCATAGCAAAAAAATCCCACCGGAAAATTTACCGGTCACTACGTTAAAGGGCGTGGGTGACAAGCTTGCGCTCACCTTAGAAAAACTCGGGTTGAAAACCCTGCAGGATTTACTCTTCCATTTACCCATTCGTTATCTTGATCGCACGCGTATTACACCTATCGGGCATTTACAAACTAACACCTCGGTTATGATTCAGGGCAATGTCTTGCGTGCGCAGGTAACGTTTGGGCGCAAGCGTAGCTTGGTTGTGCATGTGGAAGACAATACGGGTGTAACCTGTTTACGCTTTTATCATTTTAGCGGCTACCAGAAAGACAAATTCCAACCTGGTGCGCTTGTGCGCGGTTATGGCGAGCCACGTTTGGGTAGTTCAGGGCTGGAGTTTTATCATCCTGAATATGAATTTATTGATGAACGTAACCCCGAGCCCGTGGACCAAACCCTAACGCCCATATATGGGTTAACCGACGGTATTTCCCAGCAGCGTATGCGCGGCATAGTTGAACAGGCGGTGGCGGTTATTAACCAATCGCCGCCGGACGAATATTTACCGGTAGGCATTAACGATGAGTTTGGTTGTGAATCCTTAAGTCAGGCGCTGACTTATGTGCACCAGCCGCCTAAGGGCGCGCCCGTGCCAGCGTTACTCGAAGGCTTGCACCCTAGCCAACAGCGCTTGGCATTTGAGGAGTTACTCGCGCACTTTTTAGCGCGACGTAAAATCCATGAGTTGGCCGCCATTGAGCAGGCGCCGGTGCTGAAGCTTGATGCCGCATTGAAAACCCAATTTCTGCAACAACTGTCCTTCCAGTTAACAGCTGCCCAGCAGCGGGTAGTGGCTGAAATCCAAACCGATTTAGTGGCTGGCAAACCGATGTTGCGCATGGTGCAGGGGGATGTAGGCTCGGGTAAAACCCTTGTGGCTGCCTTGACGGCACTGGCCGGTGCCGGTTGTGGTTATCAGGTCGCGGTTGTTGCGCCTACGGAAATTTTGGCGGAGCAACATTTCCATAATTTTTCCGGTTGGTTGGAGCATTTGGGCTTTACGGTGGAGTGGTTGGTTGGAAAGCTAACGGTGGCGAAAAGGCGCGATGCCCTAACGCGTATCGCTAGTGGTGAAGCCCGAGTGGTGGTGGGTACCCATGCGCTATTTCAGGATGATGTTGAGTTTCACAGCTTGGGGTTGGCCATTATCGACGAACAGCACCGCTTCGGTGTGCATCAGCGCTTGAGCCTGCGACAAAAATCACGCCCCAATGCAATTGCTCACCAGTTGGTTATGACGGCCACGCCCATTCCTCGTACCTTGGCTATGACAGCCTATGCTGAATTGGATTACAGCATTATCGATGAGCTGCCTCCGGGGCGCACGCCGGTGAATACCGTACTGGTGAGTCAGTCACGCAGGGCTCAAGTGATTGAGCGTATACGGGTAGCCAGTGGCGAGGGGAGGCAAGTGTACTGGGTGTGCACCCTTGTGGAAGATTCAGAAACCTTGGCTGCCGCAAATGCTGAGGAAACCGCGGTGCTACTGCGTGAAGCCCTGCCTAATCTCGCTATTGGGCTTGTCCATGGCCGATTAAAGGCCAAAGAAAAAGAAGCGGTTATGGCAGGTTTTAAGCAGGCAGAGCTACAGCTACTGGTTGCTACTACCGTGATCGAGGTGGGGGTAGATGTCCCCAATGCCAGCTTGATGATTATTGAAAACCCTGAGCGCTTGGGCTTGGCGCAATTACATCAATTACGCGGTCGTGTTGGTCGCGGGTCGGTGGCTAGTCACTGTGTACTGCTCTATGGCGCCAAGTTGTCGGAGCAGGCCCGTGAGCGCCTGCAGGTATTGCGTGAAACAAATGATGGCTTTGTTGTGGCCGAGCGAGATTTACAGCAACGTGGGCCTGGAGAACTGCTGGGCACGCGCCAAACCGGTGAGGCCCAGTACCGAGTGGCTAACCTACTACGCGACGAACACTTAATAGAGCGCGTTAATGCTCTGGGAGAGCAACTTTTGGGCAGCCAGCCGGGTATAACCGAAAAGCTGGTAAAACGTTGGGTAGGTGAGCGAAAGGTGTATGCACAGGTATAA
- a CDS encoding response regulator, which translates to MPLKVLIVDDASFVRDTIKRTLRQFIPNVEIHDAADGRRAVSAMKMNKFDIVLSDWEMPEMTGEEFLCWVRRDSNNPTVPFIMISSRGDRDHIIKAIQSGVSDYLSKPFTAEELRKKIAKQLKKIGHKDSRAQPQTASGFSSLDVLTSSSVNRVASGPPEVKSASLFAKPAAVVATSKNDGIQFQGKAQLRFPHLTCECAIRDLSLQAMSGFMMRPENLPTVFDQAVVDLEDKHGSAMARLNGYVHSIQAVENNPNTTKLKIVVRFVDNDPDKFEAISKAIAH; encoded by the coding sequence ATGCCTCTAAAAGTTTTAATCGTGGATGATGCCAGTTTTGTTCGTGACACCATAAAGCGTACGCTGCGACAGTTCATTCCTAATGTCGAAATTCATGATGCCGCCGATGGCCGTAGAGCGGTTTCGGCTATGAAAATGAACAAGTTTGATATCGTTTTGTCCGATTGGGAAATGCCGGAGATGACCGGAGAGGAGTTTCTGTGTTGGGTGCGCAGAGACTCTAATAATCCTACAGTGCCTTTTATAATGATCAGTAGTCGCGGAGATCGTGATCACATTATCAAGGCAATACAAAGCGGTGTAAGCGACTACCTGAGCAAACCCTTCACCGCTGAAGAGTTGCGTAAGAAAATTGCCAAACAACTGAAGAAAATTGGACACAAAGATTCGCGCGCACAACCGCAAACTGCGAGCGGATTCAGCTCACTCGATGTGCTTACCAGTAGCTCGGTTAATCGGGTAGCCTCTGGCCCGCCCGAAGTAAAAAGTGCCTCCTTGTTTGCCAAGCCTGCAGCGGTGGTAGCGACGAGTAAAAACGATGGCATCCAATTCCAGGGTAAGGCCCAGTTGCGTTTCCCCCACCTCACCTGTGAGTGCGCGATACGCGATTTATCGCTGCAGGCCATGAGCGGTTTTATGATGCGCCCTGAAAACCTACCCACGGTATTTGATCAGGCGGTGGTAGATTTGGAAGATAAACACGGATCGGCAATGGCGCGTTTGAATGGCTATGTACACAGTATTCAAGCGGTAGAAAATAACCCCAATACAACCAAATTGAAAATTGTTGTACGATTTGTCGATAATGACCCAGACAAATTTGAAGCTATTTCCAAAGCCATTGCCCATTAA
- a CDS encoding DUF502 domain-containing protein, producing MPQHPAPGIFSGLSKTFFAGLLAALPLAITVVIIIWFGEMVHRHLGPESFVGSLFGSIGLQFVTTEITAYAIGVGSVLLLIYLLGITVQLGLKSHFRFLTSGIINRVPLVRTIYQTLSKFITIFEAQDQAEFKSMSAVMCFFGGDRNGTAVLALLTSPQAVDFKGQGYYAIMIPTAPVPFGGAILYVPVDWVEQVDFGFDGLLNIYMSMGVTSAEYFHKATENQAK from the coding sequence ATGCCCCAACATCCGGCGCCGGGTATATTTTCCGGTTTAAGTAAAACGTTTTTCGCTGGGCTTCTGGCGGCGCTGCCGCTAGCCATTACCGTGGTCATTATTATCTGGTTTGGGGAAATGGTGCATCGCCACCTAGGCCCAGAAAGTTTTGTCGGCAGCCTGTTTGGCTCCATTGGCCTACAATTTGTTACCACCGAAATCACCGCCTATGCCATAGGCGTTGGTAGCGTACTATTACTGATTTACCTGCTAGGTATTACCGTTCAACTGGGTTTAAAGAGTCACTTTCGATTTTTAACCAGCGGTATAATCAACCGTGTTCCCTTGGTACGTACCATCTACCAAACCCTGTCAAAATTTATTACCATTTTTGAAGCTCAGGATCAGGCCGAGTTTAAGAGCATGTCGGCGGTTATGTGTTTTTTTGGCGGTGACCGCAATGGCACGGCGGTACTTGCGCTACTCACCAGCCCACAAGCCGTGGACTTTAAGGGCCAAGGCTACTACGCCATTATGATTCCAACTGCACCGGTTCCGTTTGGCGGCGCCATTCTCTATGTACCCGTAGACTGGGTAGAGCAGGTCGACTTCGGTTTTGATGGGTTGTTAAATATTTATATGTCCATGGGCGTGACCTCTGCCGAATATTTTCACAAGGCGACCGAAAATCAAGCAAAATAA
- a CDS encoding gluconate 5-dehydrogenase, whose translation MINELFDLTGKVALVTGGTHGIGYAIGKVLGKAGAKICVNDISQERLDSAKETYAKEGIDIYTLVFDVTDEAAVDKGISEIEKNVGDIDILVNNAGIIKRTPILEMDVADFRQVIDVDLVSPLIMSKRVAPKMIEKRAGKIINMCSMMSVYGRSSVSAYASAKGGLKLLTQNMCCEWAKYGLQVNGIGPGYIATEQTAPIRENGHPFNDLIMTRTPAARWGEPVDIANAALFLSSQAAEFVNGQVLYVDGGILANFGYVKGENDLPAEKA comes from the coding sequence ATGATTAACGAACTTTTTGATCTCACAGGCAAAGTTGCCTTGGTTACCGGCGGTACCCACGGTATTGGCTATGCAATTGGCAAGGTTTTAGGGAAGGCTGGCGCCAAAATTTGTGTCAACGATATCTCACAAGAAAGACTTGATTCAGCAAAAGAAACCTATGCAAAAGAAGGTATCGACATCTACACACTGGTGTTTGATGTTACCGATGAAGCTGCGGTAGATAAGGGCATTTCCGAAATTGAAAAAAATGTTGGCGATATAGATATCCTCGTTAACAACGCTGGCATCATTAAGCGAACGCCTATTTTGGAAATGGATGTGGCTGATTTTCGTCAGGTGATCGACGTGGATCTGGTTTCGCCGCTGATCATGTCTAAGCGCGTTGCGCCCAAAATGATAGAAAAGCGTGCAGGCAAGATAATCAATATGTGCTCGATGATGAGCGTTTATGGCCGCAGTTCGGTTTCGGCGTATGCGTCGGCGAAAGGTGGTTTAAAGTTACTTACACAGAATATGTGCTGCGAATGGGCGAAATACGGTTTACAGGTAAATGGTATTGGGCCTGGCTACATTGCCACGGAGCAAACGGCGCCTATTCGTGAGAATGGCCACCCGTTTAATGATCTGATTATGACCCGTACACCGGCTGCCCGTTGGGGTGAGCCTGTGGATATTGCGAACGCAGCTCTATTTCTTTCTTCGCAGGCGGCGGAGTTTGTGAATGGTCAGGTGTTGTACGTTGATGGTGGTATTCTGGCGAACTTTGGCTACGTGAAGGGTGAAAACGATTTGCCAGCGGAAAAAGCTTGA
- a CDS encoding MFS transporter, whose protein sequence is MEKLSLTSIPVLAIYITSMLIGGLYALVIPTLSVFLANELYVRPILIGLFFVCTSLSIFLQGQAVAFWTDKIEDRRKLISAAMMLGGLACFGFAIARSYALVLLISVTLYSLAFVAVGQIFEIAKEFSAKAVSEKQARVFNYSLCAFIALAWMLGPPLAFASLKLLDFGQHYATAGVLYFVVALVALYFLPNTVKAVEIREFPEPQTHTRSIYITVIAFSLLFSANQVFLVVLPLYLQQQLAVDSFGAGWVFGLAAGLEIPMLFLAGWLTLRFRLMSLIKVAAFAAFLLNLGLWQATALWHIYALQILNAIFIGFISGVGITWFYQRKLGVASSSSTLFFQSINLGGVMGSIAIVLLAENYGYRHLFAVNAVVCFIAMAMLFVISRRMESKPVQL, encoded by the coding sequence GTGGAAAAACTATCTTTAACGTCGATTCCAGTGTTGGCCATTTATATAACATCGATGCTAATCGGCGGTTTATACGCGCTTGTTATTCCTACCCTTAGCGTTTTTCTCGCTAATGAACTCTACGTTCGGCCAATTTTGATTGGTTTATTTTTTGTTTGCACTTCGTTAAGTATTTTTTTACAAGGACAGGCCGTTGCGTTTTGGACAGACAAAATAGAGGATCGACGAAAATTAATTTCAGCAGCGATGATGTTGGGTGGGTTGGCGTGTTTTGGTTTTGCCATTGCACGTAGTTACGCTCTGGTATTATTAATATCCGTTACACTTTACAGTCTGGCGTTTGTGGCTGTCGGACAAATATTTGAAATTGCTAAGGAGTTTTCCGCAAAGGCTGTTTCCGAAAAGCAAGCGCGCGTTTTTAATTACAGTTTGTGCGCGTTTATTGCGCTAGCCTGGATGTTGGGCCCGCCATTGGCGTTTGCCTCGCTTAAACTGCTCGACTTTGGTCAGCATTATGCCACAGCAGGTGTGCTGTATTTTGTGGTTGCGCTTGTCGCACTTTATTTTCTTCCTAATACCGTTAAGGCCGTGGAGATTCGGGAGTTTCCTGAGCCACAAACACATACGCGGTCTATTTATATAACCGTGATTGCTTTTTCGTTACTGTTTTCAGCTAACCAGGTTTTTTTGGTGGTGTTACCCTTGTACCTACAACAGCAATTAGCCGTAGACAGTTTTGGCGCCGGCTGGGTGTTTGGCTTGGCCGCTGGGCTGGAGATTCCTATGCTGTTTCTTGCTGGTTGGTTAACATTACGGTTTCGATTAATGTCGCTTATTAAGGTGGCAGCCTTTGCGGCGTTTTTACTCAATCTTGGGCTTTGGCAAGCCACAGCGTTGTGGCATATTTATGCCCTACAAATTTTAAATGCTATTTTTATTGGATTTATTTCGGGCGTGGGTATTACGTGGTTCTATCAGCGTAAGTTGGGGGTCGCTAGCTCGTCGTCAACACTGTTTTTTCAGAGTATCAATCTTGGCGGGGTAATGGGCAGTATTGCCATTGTGTTACTGGCTGAAAATTATGGTTATCGTCATCTTTTTGCTGTGAATGCTGTTGTTTGTTTTATCGCAATGGCGATGCTTTTTGTTATAAGCAGGCGTATGGAATCGAAACCGGTGCAACTATAA